The genome window GGAAGCTGGGCAGAGACCCATCCTGGAGATTCGGTTTCCCCTCTACTGGCCCCGGTCTGAATGGGCAGGACAGAGTGGTGGGGCTGGCACACTGCCCCCGTGTCTTGAGCttccttctttgctttttggCAAAATCACAAATTCAGTCCCCTGCCCTACAACATTtccagggaaagagagagaagactgcATTTACAAGTACCCCCTGCAAACGAAGCTGTGTTTAAAACACTGTCATTGATTCTCCACAAGGCAAGAGGGTTTTTATtgaacccattttatagatgaggcagCAGTAGTTCAGGGAGGCCAGAtcacttgctcaaagtcaccaGGGTATTAAGATTTAAAGCTGGCTCCTGGCTCTCTCCAGCCCAGTGGTTAGAGGCTCACTGGGAACTCAGCTGTGGTCTCTGAGTGTTCTGTTCTACATGGGTTAAACGGTAATAAAATAACACTAACTAACATTTCTTAAACACTGTGTTAAACACTCTATGTGCAGGACTTCCTTTGGTCCTCTGAGTAACTCTACTACTTTTatcatgaggaaactgaggcccagcgtTGACTGTGTCAGAGCCAAGTTTCCAGCTTCCGGCTGCAGGGTCTGCATCCTGAACTACTGTGCGGTGAATCCCTCCGGCCAGGGTTAGGCAGCATCCTGTCCAAGCCGGGGTGTCCTTGTTGCCCTCTCAGGCCTCCTGTCACCCCAGGCGCAGCTGGTGGGTGGTCCCGCCTCCCACAGTGGTCAGGCCTGCGCAGCTGATGGCCGGATGGACCGGCCTGGCCTGCCTCCAAAGCCCAGGAGCTTGCAGGGGTACTCAGAGCCGAATGTCAAAGCCAGAACTGTCAGAGGAAATTTCCCATCCAACCCCCACCTCACATGTGCAGAAGCTGAGGCCCAAGATGTCAGGCCCAATGCAGGGGGAAGGCAGGAGGAATCCCTGGATTTCCAACTCTATCACCAATTCACAATGGCTTTACATTGAAATGACTTCTACATGTTCTTCAGCTCAAAGATTTGTCCAGAGTCACCAACTGTTCACCTGCAGAGCTGAGGCCTGGGTCCTGTCCCACCCCGACCCCCAGCTCCTAATCTCGGGCTCCTTGTTTAGATCTTGGGtcccaccccttcctccttccctctctccttggaCCTTGAGGGCCTGGAGGCCAGGATGACTGACCCAACTCTCAAAGGGTCTCAAGGCTCCCCCACGGGGGAGGGACTCTCATGAAAGACAAACCCTCCCCAGAAGGTGGGCCCAGGCCCTCTGGTCAGcgtcccccacccaccctcagaCACACCTGCTTGACACAGTGGTATTCAGGAGCCTTCTCCATTCTAGGCTCAACACCCCAGACCCTTACATCCTTATAATACCCAGCTTTCTAAAATCCCTTTTATACCACCCAGGCTTCCCAGAAACGCAACAACATCAGCAAAGGCTTTGAATTAGGTGGAACTGAGTTTCAGCCCTACATCTGCCAttgactggctgtgtgaccttgggaaagttgttCATCCTTTCAGTGCCTCAGGGGTCACAACTGAAAAACAAGCGTGCAGTGAGTTCATGTTTGAGAAGCACCTGACACACAGGAACACTCAGTAGGCGGAAGATTGCTATTTCCTctcttacaaatgaggaaatgtaaGGCCATCCTTGTTAGACGACCTGTCTGAGGATTCTTCTGGCCTCATCCTGTGCCAATTTACTTAGCCTCCCTTTGCAGTCTCTGCAGTCAGCTTGGTGCTCACCACCATCAAACAGGCGACAGGTGATAGCATTCCCATCTTCTTTCCTCCATCAGTCTTACATTCCCTGAGGAAAGGGTCTTTATAGACCTCTGAATACTACTGCCCGTGGCCAAGGGAAGCTCTCAGTAAATGCCTGAGAAGCTGTTTCAGGAAGCCTGTCTCCTGGCTTTAGATGAAAAGGAATGGCAAATAGGAGTAGCATCTCTTGGGGTCACCCGGCTGCAAATCTCATGGGAAAAGCTGCCAGCTCCTTATATCCCCCTGTGCTGCCAGCTGCCCATGGAGGGCTAGCTGACCACCAGGTGGGCCCTCCCCCAGGATCTTAGAGAAGTCCAGAGCCATGTGTAAGGCaggaaaaagcaaaagagaagccATTCTTACATTCACTCAACATTTACTTGTTGAGCTCCCGCTCTGAGGACTCAGCTGTGCACgcagggagcacagccctgctgtcGCAGATCTCACAGCCCAGGGTCCCCTCTGAGGTCCCAGGATACAGATCAGCTCATAAAGAGACTCAAGGTCATCTCATCCAGCCAGGCTCCTCAATTTGAAAAGgcagaaactgagacccagagagagacAGGGATGGTCACAGTCTCCAGGGAAGTGGTGGCAGGCGCACTCTGGGAAGCCAGCCTGAGCAAAGAACACGCCCAAGGCCCTAATCCCTAGTCCTAAagcctccctgcctctgtggAAATAAGGGAGGCCTGCTGCCTGCTTCCCAGATTGGCTGGAACCCAGGCCCAGCCTCAGCCCGGGGGCAGGCAGAAGGCGGGCCGTCTCTGCCCAGAGACTTTTTAAAGGGCTCAGCCAGGCATGAACTATCCCTGGACTTAGACGACTTACTCCAGAGTCAGGCAGGGGTAAGGACTTGGCAAGTCCTAGAACTTCTCTGACGGTCGCCTCCCCACCACCGAAATCACAGGACAGGAGCAGGCaccctaagaaggcagaagagGCATCCCCTCTCCCACAGCTCACCGTCCGGCCCTGAGAGAAGGCCCCACCTTGCCTCTCTGCACCTCTGCAGAGGTGGTTATTTTTGTAGAATAAAGGCTGAGAAAAGGCCTGAGACTTCTTGACAGAGGCCTGGTGGTGAGTGAGGCAGGAGCAGCAGCCAGGCCTTTGGGTCTGAGAGTCTGAGGGAGGGCCCGGCTGTCCCAGGATGTGGGGACACGGCACCTGGTGCTCTGCGCTCCAGCATGGACCTCAACCACAGCATGAGAGACCAGGCTTAGATGTGAGAACAATCTTTCTGACCATAATGGCTGCATGACATTTGAACAGGCTGCCCAGAGAGGCTGAGAAGTGGGTTTTTGGTTAGCACACCCTCTTCAGAAAGGTCTCACCAGCCTCTGTCACCCTCAGGACACCAAGAGAAAAGCAAGCATTTGGAATCAGAGAGATGGGTCCCAAACTCTTTCATTATTCCCAGCTTGTGATTTCAtccaagttacttaactttcctGGGCCTCAATTTTCTGTTCCAAAAACTGAAGGCTGACCCTGCCAGCACAGAGCTGTTGGGGGGGATAAATGAGATGCCATCCATTGGATGTCTTACCCAGAGCCTAGCCATAGTATGGACACTCCGTAAATTCCTTATCTTTCCTCCAGCTCCAGAGAAGTCTGGCCTCAAAGTATGCACTCAGGAAACATATTCTAGATTAAATCCACCCCAGAAAGAACAGGCACCATCTTCTTTCCAACCAGCATTGCTGGGCAATCAGCTTCACCCGGAGAGACTCATGGGGGCCCTCTCAGAGGGCTTGACTCTCCCCCAAATGATCTGATTCTCAGAACACAGGTACCTTCAACCAGCTCTTCCCAGCAGGACTAAGAAACtggctctccctctcccccacatCCTCACCCAAGCCCAGCCCATCCACAGCACCCAGAGTTCTCCACGTCCTCATTCCCTGCCCTCTGTCTGGGCTAGGGGTCCCAGAGGACCAAGCTCCAGACCAGAAGCAACAACAAAGTTGCTCAGATGTCCCTGCTCTAAGGGACCCCCAAGAGTGGAGACACTGTGCACAGGGGAGCAAGAGCAGGATCTGGACAGATAACAGCAACAGGTGTTTGTATTGCTTTGCACTTAAGCTTGGGAAAATCAGGGAAGCCCTCCTGGAGCTGCTGTCTTTCCATCTGGGCCCTTCAAGTGCCTCGTCAGGAGGCGACGGCAGCTTCACAGGGAATGGGTCATCTTTGCAGGAGGGCACAGAAGGGAACCGGCGTGGCTACTCTAAAGGTCAAGTGTACATGGCTGGAAAAGAGGGGAGGTTTGAGGAGCACATGTGCGAGGGCCAGATGCAAAGAGAAGGGTCCTGGCAATGAGCCATGAAGGGCCGGGCCTGGGGTCCCAGAACAAGGCAGGTCTTGGGGTCATTCAGATATGggtccagccccagccctgatGTTTACTGTCTATGAGTCATTCATCTCCCTGACTTCCTCATCTTTAAGTTTCCCCATTTCTAAGATGGGAATGATAAATCCTGACCACCCGTAGTTGGGAGTATTAATGAGACCCATGGTGGATGTGCCCAGCACAGTGTCAACCAAACAGTGGTGAACCAACCCAATCCCTGAAGTCAGTCATTTAGTAAATAATTATTTGATGTGTCAAGTTGTGTGCTAGGTGCACACACTGCTCTGGGGAAACCCTTGGTCTCCTGTGTCCATGATTGCTAAATGGGGTAAACCAGAACAGCAAGTCACCTGAGCAGCCTGGGTTTGTCCTCGGTGCTCTGGCCAACCCAAAGAATGAATTATGACCATGCAGGGAAGAGAGCAAAGTTGGGTGGAGATGTCAACATGTAGGCCCTGGGCCTCCTCAGAGGCCCCTAACGAGAAAAGCTAGACATACTACCAAGAGATATTTGCAAAGGAAAAGCAGTTCTTTATTGCATGGACAGCCATTACAAATAAACCTGTTACACAATAGAACAGCTTCTTGGACTGCCCACACTAAAGGACGCAGGGTAAGCTGGAGCAGAGGACGGGAGAGGACGTGAAGCACCCAGCTAAGCACAAGGGACCCCCTGGAGCTGGACCTTCTGAAGGCAGGGACCAGAGCTGCTCTTCTGGCCCCTCTGGCCAGTCCTCTGCTCAGCCTGGGGAGAGTGAGGGTGACAAGGGATGTCTTTCCTGCGCTGGGCACTTAGATTTCTCTTTTGTGGGAAGAAATCACCTTCCCATCCACTGACTCCTCAACGTTGATGCGGACTTTGCCACTACCACCTCCCAGGGAGGCTGTAGAAAGGAACAAGCTTTTTAGCCAGGGACCCTCCCTGTCCTCCCTCCCAAGGTAGCTAGACCTTGACTGCACTCCAGGAGAATTGGACAGCACCCCTGAGAATGACCACTAGCCAATCCTTCAGGAGTTGACCAGAGGTCTGGTGTGAAATTACTCATCACAGAGATGGGCAGTGGCATAGCAGGTATGCCCCACAGTGAGTAAGAAAGTCAAGGCTTTTAACTGCCCGTGAACAGAGAGTCATTGTGGGCTTCTTACCATAACTGCATGAATGTGGGACCTGGGGGAAGCTACACCCTGGACAAAGGCTGCTCAACCTGGAAGGTTCTCAATAAATCTTCAACCCCATCTCTACTGGGGCTGAGACCCGGCCCTGCTGGGGAAGAGGTATGAACTGGAATGGTCATGTCCCAACCCTACTGGGAGGTTTggcctctttttccttcctccccatgcCAAGGGGTAAGGTGGCTCCAAAAGTCCCCTCCTTACACCACACGGGAAAAGATAAGCCTTTTTACCTTCTCTGGTGCCAATGCCAGCCATCCTgaaagagaggagaaacagaTGTAAGCAAAGGAGCAAAGGGCAGGAGCTCAGGTCTCTCTAAGGGAGACAGGGGGATGGCTAAGCAGTCCTCTCCAGCCTCACCCCCACATCTGACTTTTGAAGAGTCTGGGGCATCCTGAGAGCCTGTCCAAACCTGCCACTCCTAAGCAGATAGACTCTGATCTATGATAACATCCCAACTCTTTCATGCAGGGAATGGAACCCACATTTAACCTAAGAGAGCACTAGCCCAACCACAGTCATCTACAGAAGAaacacaggcccagagaggggtcGTGACCTGCCCAGGGTAACAAAGACCAGAGCACAGAGCCTAGGCAACCATACTCCTTGCTCAGTTCCCTTTTCACTGTACCACTGTTGTCCTCTAAGATGACTCTCCACGTCAACCACGACcaacccctcttccctccctcagcACCCGTGGCCCTACCTGGTGTCCTGGCCCTCCAGCAGGCTGCGGTAGGTGGCGATCTCCTGCTCCAGCTGCATCTTCACGTCCAGCAGGATCTGGTACTCCTGGTTCTGAGCCTCCATGTCACAGCGCAGCTCGCCCAGCTGGGCCTCCAGGCCGCCAATGAGCCCCTGGATCTGCTGCAGCTGTGTGGCATAGCTGCACTCCATCTCCGCCAGCGAGCTCTCCAGGCCAGCTTTCTAGTGAAACAACAGATCATTAGACACCCAGTCAGGCTAGAAAGGAAGCTTCCAAGGGCATGGGGAGCAAGTCAGGCCATGTTGAATGGCGTGCAGATAAGCCCCTCACGTGGGGCTTGGGAACTGCAAGATTAACCAGCCCCAGATGGTGGGAAAGGCTGGGCGGGCTGGGGTGGCATACCGTGCTGAGCTGGGACTGCAGCTCCATCTCCAGGCCCTGCACGGTGCGTCTCAGGTCTGTGATCTCTGTCTTGCTGGTCTGGATCATCTCTGTGTTGGAGGCTACCTCCTTGTTCAGCTCCTCCGTCTACAGGTCACACACAAGAGAAGTGAGCCCTGTGGGCCTCCTGGGAGACGTGGGGAGCTGCAGTGGGGCTGGGAGGCCAGGCCCACCTTGCTGAAGAACCATTCCTCGGCATCCTGGCGGCTCTTCTCTGCCATGGCCTCATACTGCTCCCTCATCTCCGCCAGCGCTCGGGTCAGGTCCACGCCCGGGGCTGCGTCCATCTCCACGTTGACCTGGCCGGCCAGCTGGCTGCTGTACTCCTTCAGCTCCTGCAGGACAGGTGGGACCCACTTAGAGGCAGAGGGCAGAAGAGAGCTGAGAGTCCCACACGCCCATCCCGGCTCTGCCCCTAACTCCCTACATGACCTGCGCTCTCCCCTGTGCCCACCCAGCCTCTGTTTCCCATTGCACATGAGCAGGTTTGGTCACATAGGTCCCTCAGGTCTGTGGGTCTCTCCTCTCTCCAGGTCCTAACAAGGGAGGACCTCAAAATCAGAGGGCCCCTATGTGAGCTCATGAGGCAAATCAGGATAGCAGTTCACACTGGCCACCTAGCCTGGCTGTGaatcaaagaaagaaaggggTCTCGGTCACCAGAGGACAgtgccccttcctctctctctgttttggtggggaggagggcattTCTGAACCACTAAGCTCTTTAGCCAAGAGGAAGCAGGAGCAGCCCTCTGTCTCccgcctgcccccagcccctgcccagccctcacCTCCTCGTGGTTCTTCCTCAGGTAGGCCAGCTCCTCATTCAGGCTCTCAGTCTGCATCTCCAGGTCAGCTCTGGCCAGGGTCAGCTCGTCCAGCACCCTGCGCAGGCCGTTGGTGTCAGCCTCCACACTCATGCGCAGGGCCAGCTCGTTCTCATATCTGGGACAAGAGATGGAGCCCATGGAAGGAAAGCTGAGGGGACTGGGCCACTTG of Manis javanica isolate MJ-LG chromosome 4, MJ_LKY, whole genome shotgun sequence contains these proteins:
- the KRT15 gene encoding keratin, type I cytoskeletal 15 isoform X1, whose protein sequence is MSTTFLQTSSSTLGGSSTRVGSLLAGGGSFGGGSLSGGGGSRSILASSAKFVSLGSGGGYGGSMGCTFSGRAISGSGAGFGGGLGGGFGGGFGDFGGGDGGLLSGNEKITMQNLNDRLASYLDKVRALEEANTDLEVKIHDWYQRQSPGSPEQDSSHYYKVIEELRDKILPAIIDNSRIILEIDNARLAADDFRLKYENELALRMSVEADTNGLRRVLDELTLARADLEMQTESLNEELAYLRKNHEEELKEYSSQLAGQVNVEMDAAPGVDLTRALAEMREQYEAMAEKSRQDAEEWFFSKTEELNKEVASNTEMIQTSKTEITDLRRTVQGLEMELQSQLSTKAGLESSLAEMECSYATQLQQIQGLIGGLEAQLGELRCDMEAQNQEYQILLDVKMQLEQEIATYRSLLEGQDTRMAGIGTREASLGGGSGKVRINVEESVDGKVISSHKREI
- the KRT15 gene encoding keratin, type I cytoskeletal 15 isoform X2: MSTTFLQTSSSTLGGSSTRVGSLLAGGGSFGGGSLSGGGGSRSILASSAKFVSLGSGGGYGGSMGCTFSGRAISGSGAGFGGGLGGGFGGGFGDFGGGDGGLLSGNEKITMQNLNDRLASYLDKVRALEEANTDLEVKIHDWYQRQSPGSPEQDSSHYYKVIEELRDKILPAIIDNSRIILEIDNARLAADDFRLKYENELALRMSVEADTNGLRRVLDELTLARADLEMQTESLNEELAYLRKNHEEELKEYSSQLAGQVNVEMDAAPGVDLTRALAEMREQYEAMAEKSRQDAEEWFFSKTEELNKEVASNTEMIQTSKTEITDLRRTVQGLEMELQSQLSTKAGLESSLAEMECSYATQLQQIQGLIGGLEAQLGELRCDMEAQNQEYQILLDVKMQLEQEIATYRSLLEGQDTRMAGIGTREG